AGTATTGCTGAAACCCCTTCAACGGCCGCCCCATGCGCGAGGCACGCCAAAGCGCCACCACGGCCCGGCTCAACACGCGCTCCCGCGCCCAGAAAAGGACCAGCGGCGCTTCCACGGCCGCCGCCAGTGTCAAATAATGCCGGAGATACGCGCCGTCCAACACCATATCGGCCACAACGGCGTCCTGCGCGCTGGCGCCCATGCCGCTCAATTGCGCCACCGCCGGCCGGATCACATCCGGCAACAGACTCGGATTGCCGGACGCCACCTCCACGAGTCTCGCTTCCTGGAACAGCGCCGCGGGGAACGGAAACGGCGTCCGCCCGAGCACCGCGCGCTTCAAGTTGAGATAGTCCTCGGAAAGCGTGTACAGGTCCGCGAGCGCCGGGTTGGGGCAGTCCCGCCGTATCGAGACGACAAGTTCGTGCACGCAGGTGTCGATGATGGTGCTCCAGTCTTCCCACGAGACCGCGCCCGGCACCATGTGCTCACGCAAGGAGGTGTCCTGCAGCCGGTGGAACAGGTCGTCCGTGCGTTCCAGCGCCGCCAGCGACAGGAAGAATTCGCAGGGCATGAGCCGCCCCGTCAGGGCGCTGACCCGGCCGCACGCGAATCCCCACTTATTCTGACTTTTCGTTAACGGGATCACCGCATCGCCTCGTGCCGCTCAGCCGCCGAATAATTCCGCGGCGATTTGCGGCGCCATCTCATGCTCCAATTCACTCAACAACGTTCCCAGCGTCTGGTCCACTTCAAACGTATCGCTGACAAAGATGAAACCACCGGGCTCGGGGAGCGCGCGCGCCTCGTCCAGCGCCACCAGCAGCTCCGCCGCACGCCCCGCGTTGAACTCCGCAAGCAACCGGGCGAAGCGCGCTTTCTCGTCCGCGTGCACGCGCAGCCGGCCGCCATGCCTTTCCCCGGCACGGTCGAGCAACCGCCGCATGAGCGCCAGGTACTCCGCCTCGGGCAGGGCCATTATCCGCTCCCGCGCCGTCTGAAAGATGCCGCGCACGCAGGCGTTCTTCCGCGCGAGCAGCTCCTTGTTCGCCGCGCCGGAGAATTGCGTGAGCTTGCGGTAATAGTCTTCTTCCACCGCACGGGCCGCCGCCTGGTACCGCCGCTCGCCGTCCTGCTCCGCGGCTTCCCGGGCGCGGCGGACCTTCTCGTCCGCGGCCAATTGCGCGGCCTTGAGCACATGGTCCGCTTCCGTGCGGGCCAAGTCCAGCACCGCATGACTAATCTGATCAAGTGGCATGGCCTTGTTCCCTGTCCTTCGGGGCGCAGCCCCGGACTCTATCCGTACGGGCTTACTGTGCAGCGGGCAGCGCGACGAAGGCCGGATTCGTGATCCAGATGATCGTCAGGATGCCGG
This genomic interval from Candidatus Hydrogenedentota bacterium contains the following:
- a CDS encoding V-type ATPase subunit, which codes for MIPLTKSQNKWGFACGRVSALTGRLMPCEFFLSLAALERTDDLFHRLQDTSLREHMVPGAVSWEDWSTIIDTCVHELVVSIRRDCPNPALADLYTLSEDYLNLKRAVLGRTPFPFPAALFQEARLVEVASGNPSLLPDVIRPAVAQLSGMGASAQDAVVADMVLDGAYLRHYLTLAAAVEAPLVLFWARERVLSRAVVALWRASRMGRPLKGFQQYLLPLEDLTGILSDIIAVNDRRAWAGLLPGRIGDLFRESLEAPEEEQVARFEHISANYLTDLARGTKLQTAGPERVAGFLWGLWTEAFNLKLVISGKLNRIEADALRARVRDTYV